The following coding sequences are from one Trichoplusia ni isolate ovarian cell line Hi5 chromosome 15, tn1, whole genome shotgun sequence window:
- the LOC113501150 gene encoding lipase 3-like isoform X1, whose product MFFWTNVVVHVTLVFLFSSCVRSDSNYLDEYSSSEVQEDALLDTFSLIKKYGYPCEIHRVYTEDNYLLEMHRIPGNKSSPVVFLQHGLLSSSAEWVLMTPGRGLAYLLADAGYDVWMGNARGNTYSRSHATIKPTSSSYWKFSWHEIGYYDLPAMIDYVIKETGVPKLQYIGFSQGTTVFWVLMTTRPEYNDKISAMQALAPVAYLGNVRSPLIRFLGTFTNSLEIALKLLGTNEILPNGKINEIAGQSLCIDESITQAICTNLLFLICGYNAEQLNTTMLPVVMGHTPAGASTRQLIHFGQLYKSGKFEQFDHGWFKNKRIYGTYKPPAYKLSAIRTPVFLHYADNDWLSTPTDVKKLATQLRSAVGIYRVPLAKFNHLDFVFAINATELLYNRVINIMKVFMNESKRTNTLFG is encoded by the exons atgtttttttggaCAAATGTTGTGGTACATGTGACATtggtttttctattttctaGTTGTGTTCGTTCTGATAGTAATTACTTAGATGAATATAGCAGTTCTGAGGTCCAAGAAGATGCGCTTTTAGACACG TTttcattaataaagaaatatggATACCCCTGTGAAATACATCGAGTCTACACTGAAGATAATTATTTACTGGAAATGCATAGAATACCGGGCAACAAGTCTTCACCCGTAGTCTTCCTGCAACATGGCTTGTTGTCCTCTTCTGCTGAATGGGTTCTCATGACACCTGGCAGGGGTCtag CCTATCTCTTAGCGGACGCCGGCTACGACGTCTGGATGGGCAACGCTCGAGGCAACACCTACTCCCGAAGTCACGCGACAATAAAACCAACGTCGTCATCATACTGGAAGTTCAGTTGGCATGAAATAGGCTACTACGACCTCCCGGCTATGATCGATTACGTAATCAAAGAAACTGGAGTCCCAAAGCTCCAGTACATCGGATTTTCTCAAGGGACAACAGTTTTCTGGGTCCTGATGACAACTAGACCGGAGTATAATGATAAGATTAGCGCCATGCAGGCTTTGGCCCCTGTTGCGTATCTGGGCAATGTGAGAAGTCCGCTCATCAGGTTTCTGGGAACATTCACCAACAGTCTCGAA ATAGCTTTGAAGTTATTAGGTACCAACGAAATTTTGCCAAATGGAAAAATCAATGAGATTGCAGGACAATCTCTATGTATAGATGAGTCTATAACTCAGGCCATTTGTACCAACCTGTTGTTCCTCATTTGTGGGTATAACGCCGAACAACTGAATACA actATGCTACCAGTAGTCATGGGCCACACGCCGGCCGGAGCTTCCACAAGACAGCTCATACACTTCGGTCAGTTATACAAATCGGGCAAATTCGAACAATTTGACCACGGATggtttaaaaacaaacgtaTTTACGGTACTTATAAGCCACCAGCCTACAAGTTGAGTGCAATAAGGACTCCAGTATTCCTCCATTACGCTGACAACGATTGGTTATCAACACCAACCGACGTAAAGAAACTGGCTACACAATTAAGAAGTGCAGTTGGCATTTACCGAGTGCCGCTAGCAAAGTTCAACCATTTGGACTTTGTGTTCGCCATAAATGCGACAGAATTGCTATACAACAgggtaataaatataatgaaggTTTTCATGAACGAATCAAAAAGAACGAACACTTTATTCGGCTAA
- the LOC113501150 gene encoding lipase 3-like isoform X2: MHRIPGNKSSPVVFLQHGLLSSSAEWVLMTPGRGLAYLLADAGYDVWMGNARGNTYSRSHATIKPTSSSYWKFSWHEIGYYDLPAMIDYVIKETGVPKLQYIGFSQGTTVFWVLMTTRPEYNDKISAMQALAPVAYLGNVRSPLIRFLGTFTNSLEIALKLLGTNEILPNGKINEIAGQSLCIDESITQAICTNLLFLICGYNAEQLNTTMLPVVMGHTPAGASTRQLIHFGQLYKSGKFEQFDHGWFKNKRIYGTYKPPAYKLSAIRTPVFLHYADNDWLSTPTDVKKLATQLRSAVGIYRVPLAKFNHLDFVFAINATELLYNRVINIMKVFMNESKRTNTLFG; this comes from the exons ATGCATAGAATACCGGGCAACAAGTCTTCACCCGTAGTCTTCCTGCAACATGGCTTGTTGTCCTCTTCTGCTGAATGGGTTCTCATGACACCTGGCAGGGGTCtag CCTATCTCTTAGCGGACGCCGGCTACGACGTCTGGATGGGCAACGCTCGAGGCAACACCTACTCCCGAAGTCACGCGACAATAAAACCAACGTCGTCATCATACTGGAAGTTCAGTTGGCATGAAATAGGCTACTACGACCTCCCGGCTATGATCGATTACGTAATCAAAGAAACTGGAGTCCCAAAGCTCCAGTACATCGGATTTTCTCAAGGGACAACAGTTTTCTGGGTCCTGATGACAACTAGACCGGAGTATAATGATAAGATTAGCGCCATGCAGGCTTTGGCCCCTGTTGCGTATCTGGGCAATGTGAGAAGTCCGCTCATCAGGTTTCTGGGAACATTCACCAACAGTCTCGAA ATAGCTTTGAAGTTATTAGGTACCAACGAAATTTTGCCAAATGGAAAAATCAATGAGATTGCAGGACAATCTCTATGTATAGATGAGTCTATAACTCAGGCCATTTGTACCAACCTGTTGTTCCTCATTTGTGGGTATAACGCCGAACAACTGAATACA actATGCTACCAGTAGTCATGGGCCACACGCCGGCCGGAGCTTCCACAAGACAGCTCATACACTTCGGTCAGTTATACAAATCGGGCAAATTCGAACAATTTGACCACGGATggtttaaaaacaaacgtaTTTACGGTACTTATAAGCCACCAGCCTACAAGTTGAGTGCAATAAGGACTCCAGTATTCCTCCATTACGCTGACAACGATTGGTTATCAACACCAACCGACGTAAAGAAACTGGCTACACAATTAAGAAGTGCAGTTGGCATTTACCGAGTGCCGCTAGCAAAGTTCAACCATTTGGACTTTGTGTTCGCCATAAATGCGACAGAATTGCTATACAACAgggtaataaatataatgaaggTTTTCATGAACGAATCAAAAAGAACGAACACTTTATTCGGCTAA